In the genome of Leptospira broomii serovar Hurstbridge str. 5399, the window ATAGGCGTGAGTCTTTTACGTATAGTTAGGTGAAATTGAATTACAGGAGGATGAACGTTGAAGTGCTGAAATGAGAAAAGGTTTCGGAACAAGAACTTCCGAAACTCGTGCTTGATAAGGCTAACAGAAATATTATTTTCTGGAAATCCAATCCACGAACCAGTCCCAAAGATCCAATATCCAAGCCCAAAGCCTTCCTAAAAAGCTTGTGTAAGAATAGCGTTGCAAGAGTTTTCGAACTCTATCTTGCTCTTCGGAGGAGAATGGTAGGCGGACATTATTTTCTTCCGCCTCGATCAGGATTCGTTCTTTTTTGCTCCGAACGTCGACGATTCTCACGTCCACATATTCCCAGCCCAAAGACTTTACACACTCAAGTCGTCTTTCGCCGGAAACCAGTTTATTGTCTAAATCGATAATGATCGGATGTAAAAGACCGAGAGTTTGAATAGAAGTACGAAGACTTTGGAGGTCGCCTAAATCCTTTCGAATTCGATTTTTGACCTTGATATCGGATACCCGAATTTTCATCTCAGAAAAGGTTTTTCTTCCATGGAAAATCCTACAAATCAATTTCCGAACGATTGCTTTAAATTTGCCTGATAGGGGGAAAGACCGGAAACTTCCGGATCGGATTCACTTGACACCGTCAGGTTCCGGAGGTTTTTAGTTTTATGGCGGGATTGTAAATCCCGCTAAGATAGAATTAGTAGGAATTAAGCCTAATGTCCCTGAAAGACTTTATCTTCACTTCGGAATCGGTCTCGGAAGGCCACCCAGACAAGGTCTGTGATCAAATTTCAGACGCTATCCTCGATGCATACCTTGCACAGGATCCTAAATCAAGGGTTGCCTGCGAATCTTTGGTGACGACTAATCTCGTCGTAGTTGCCGGCGAGGTAACTAGTAAAGGAAAAGTAGACGCTGCCGAAATTGCCAGGGACGTGATCCGCGATATAGGGTATACGGATATTACAATGGGATTCGACGCCGATTTTGCTGTCGTCTCGACTCATATACATGCGCAAAGTCCCGATATCTCTCAGGGAGTTACCGAGGGGGAAGGGCTTTTTAAAGAACAAGGCGCAGGCGATCAAGGACTGATGTTCGGTTTTGCGATCAACGAAACTCCGGAACTCATGCCGATGCCTATTTACTACTCTCACGAACTAGTCAAATATCTTGCCCAACTCAGACACGGAAAGAAATTCGCGTGGCTTCGTCCGGACGTAAAATCTCAAGTTACCGTAGAATACAAGGACGGAAAACCTGTTCGTGTGGATACGGTCGTTATTTCGACTCAACACACTCCGGATGTAAATCACAAGACGATCGAAGAAACCGTTATCGAAGAATGTATTAAGAAAGTAATTCCGGCGAACTTTTTGAAAGATACGAAATTCTTTATTAACCCTACCGGCCAATTCATCATCGGTGGACCTCATGGAGATACCGGGTTGACCGGTCGTAAAATCATCGTGGATACGTATGGCGGTTACGGTCGTCATGGTGGAGGAGCCTTCTCCGGAAAAGATCCTTCTAAAGTGGATCGTTCCGCAGCTTACATGGGACGTTACATAGCTAAAAACGTAGTAGCAGCCGGACTGGCTTCGCAATGCGAGGTTCAACTAGCGTATGCGATCGGAGTTGCCGATCCTGTTTCCGTTCACGTCGATACTTTCGGAACCGGAACACTTTCCGAGGCGGAGATCGTAAAACGAATTCGCGCTAATTTCAAACTCACTCCTCGTGGAATTACCGATTCGCTCAAACTGCTAGAAAAAGGAAGAAAATACCGCGAAACGGCTGCTTACGGTCACTTTGGTCGTAGTGGAGAAACCTTTACTTGGGAAAAAACCGACAAAGCAGAGGCTTTGAAAGGCTAATGGGCGCTCCTTCCGTTTCCACTTCCGATCAAAAGGCTACCCGTGACGGGTACGGAGACGCTCTGCACGAATTGGGAGCGGAACGAAAGGACATTGTCGTTTTGGATGCGGACCTTTCCGGTTCGACAAAGACGAATAAATTTGCAAAAGCATATCCGGATCGATTTTTCAATATCGGAGTCGCCGAGCAAAATTTAGTGGGGCATGCGGCCGGTCTTGCTTTGGCAGGTTACGTACCGTTCGCCTCCTCCTTTGCGATGTTTCTTTCCGGGAGAGCTTGGGAAGTCGTTCGCAACAGTATCGTTTATCCGTTTTTGAACGTTAAATTGGTCGCTTCTCATGGAGGAATTACCGTCGGTGAAGACGGCGCTTCCCACCAATGCATCGAAGATTTCGGAACGATGAGAGTCATTCCGGAAATGGTCGTAATTTGTCCTTCGGACTATAACGAAACTAAGCAAGTAATCCGCGCAATCGCGGATTATAACGGTCCGGTTTACGTAAGAGTAGGACGCCCAAACGTGCCGCTCATCGAACGGGAAAATTATAAATTCGAAATCGGTAAGGCAGAGGTAATTCGCGAAGGTAAGGACGTGCTGATTATAGCGAACGGCGTACTTGTAAACGAAGCAATGATTGCGGTCAAAGAATTGGAATCCTTGGGTGTACAAGCGACTCTTTTGAATATGGCAACGATTAAACCGATCGACAAGGATGCTATTCTAAAATACGCGAAACTTTGCGGCGTCGTTGTAACTTGCGAAGAACATAATGTGGTTGGTGGACTCGGATCTGCAGTTAGCGAGTTTCTTTCGGAGGAATATCCGGTCCGAATCCTAAAATTAGGAATGAAAGATACGTTCGGAAAATCGGGAACCTGGTCGGGATTACTGGACTATTTTGGCCTAAGAGCTAAGAATATAGTGGAATTAGCCCGGAAAGCTATTCAATTAAAATAGCCCGCATTTCTTCCGAAGTAAAACGCTAATCGACCCGGAGAATGCTTCGGGTAAGAGTTAAAAAGTCCCAGACACCCGTCATCGAAGAGACTACAGTTGAGGACCCTGCAAAAACAGGCGGCCCGTGGAAAGTAGTACTATGGGACGACGACGAGCATACGTATGACTATGTGATCGAAATGTTAATGGAAGTCTGCACCATGACTATGGAACAGGCGTTTCGTCATGCGGTGGAAGTGGATACGCAAAAAAAGACTGTCGTTTTTGCGGGAGAATTTGAACACGCTGAGCATGTTCAGGAACTTATTTTGACGTACGGACCCGACCCAAGAATGGCCGTCTCAAAAGGTTCCATGAGTGCAACATTAGAGAAATCTTAATTCTTTCTAGTATTTAGGGATCAAAGCGGTTTATTATAAAAAATTCCGACGGAAATTGCAATTTTTTAGTCTTCTATATTTTTGCCAATTATGAACCCTTCTCTCAGGATCGAAGATGTTAAACAAGTAAGATTAAACCCGTAATTTTCCCGGTTTGTAACTTTAGGAAAAACGACGGAATAGATGATTCCGTCGTTTCATGCGATTTACCACTTTTTCTTAACAAGAATTTTCCGCTCGATTTCGAAAATCTTTTCAGGAAGTTTTTCTTTTCCTAATTTCTTCTTATCGTTTTCCTTTAAGAAAAGTTCTTCGCCAAATTTTTCAAAAGCGTCGTTTGCTTTGATATTCTTCAAACCGATGAACTGGATATGAACTTCTCCTGCGGGAATTCCGAATTCGTTTCCTCTATCTTTTACAGCGAGGATTCTTGAGATAGCCGTAACCGTATCGCCGCTGATTGAAGGTTGCGTGTGATATCCCTCGGTAAATCCCAAATCCCAAAGAACATTCTCCGTTGTATCCCGAGACGCTAATCCGCATAACCAGGCAAATACGAGTCCTCCATAAACGACGGGATCTCCTCCCATCGGCCCGGAAATTCCGGCGGAATATAACCGATCATAATGCAAGGGATGAGTGTTACCGACTCGATACGTCCAAGGGAAATGTTCGTCGGTTATAGTTCTTCCATTTTGGTGAATATAAATTTGACCCGCCTCGAAATTTTCAAAGTAAGTATCCGACCAAGTTGCGGTCTCGAAACCTTTCGGAAGTTTTAAATTCGGTAATTCGATTTGAGGCTGATTTGTCTCCGGAAAAAACGCTTCTTTTACTACCGGTTTTGGAGTGCCTTTCGGTTTTCCGTTCGAATGATAGATCATGATCTTTCGTTCGTACTGCAGAACTAATTCCCTATTTTGATTCAGGCAAATCGTGCGCACATGAACGATTCCCGGTTTATCGGGACCTTTATCGTCCACTTTCAGCACTTTAGTTTTTGCGGATAGAGTATCGCCCGGATGAACGGGTTTTAGAAATTGAACATCGTAATAGCCTAAATTCGCGAGCGCTTTTTCGGAATCATTTTGTACTCCGAGCGAGAGGGCTAGGTTGAAAACCATTAACGGGGAAATTAATAAATCTTTAAATCCATGCGCTTGAGCATAAGGAGCGGAAAGAAAAAGAGGATTTGCTTCCATGAATGTGGTTGCGAATTCCTGAGCAAACGCCCTATCGATCGTTAATTCCCGAGGATGTTCAAAAATCGCTCCTTCGGTAAATTCTTCGAGATAACGTCCGTAGATTTCCCTTTTGACCTTACCGGTGTCCACCGGAGTTTTAGGTGCCAGTTCCGCGAACGGGGTGGTTGGAATTTTTGCCATGGAGCTCCTGCCTTTTCTTTAATTTTTCCTAGGATTTCCACACTGGGTCCTCGGAAAAGGCTTTTTCACAACCTTCCTTTGAAATAGCTCTCGAGCAATTCTCTGGATCCGTATCTCAATTCTCCGCCGAGAATTTCCATTTTCGGAAGATCGGGGTTCGTGTCCTTTTCTCCAAACATATGGTTCCAGGTGTTTACGAAAAGAACCGGTCGCAAATTTCGAAATTCCATTTGGGGTGGTTTTAGAATGGAATCATAATGTTCGACAGGGTCCTGCAAAAAGATCTGATCGCCGGAATAAACATTTGTCAGATCGATTTCCGAAAGTTTTCCTTCCGGATTCAATTTTACTCGAATCGATTCTAAATCGGAAGTGCGTCCATATTTGAATCTTCTATAAATTCTGTAGAAGAAGTCCTTCAGGAGATTTGGATGAATCTCATCCTGGAATACATACGTAATTCTTAATTCGACTCCCGACGGAGTAATTTCACTTTTGCAATACGTCGTCAGCAGCCCGTTTCCGGCTAGAATATCCTTTTCAGGTTGAACCAGAATCGGTAGATTTTCCCCATTACATGGGCCGTCTGCAAGCGGGAACTTCGGTAGACTAGTACCCGAACATTCGAGTAGCAATCCTATACACAATAAAATAAGAATGCTCGGATTATTCATAATGCGGGCTCTCGACGGAATTGGAATCGATGATTCGAGCTTTGTCAAGATGATACCGCAAAAAAGGATGCGGCTTTTTGAGGTTTTAAGGATTCTGTTCTTGATGGACAAAACTCTTCCTTTTCGTGAATTCCCGAATGTGCCTTTGGAAAATCTAAAAGATTCAATACGCGCGAAGATTTCCTTTTCTAAAGAACTCCTATCACGATTATTAGTTCAAGATTCGCCTACCTATGATTCCTTAATAAGACCGTTAAACGACGCTCTTCAGGACCTTCATTTGGATTTTACCGTATTGTCTCATCTGAATAGCGTTAAGAATAACGAGGAGTCTAAGAGCAATTATACGGAGATTTTACCCGAAGTAACCGAATTTTATTCCGATCTCGGTCAGAATGAGCAACTCTTTCAGGCTTATACGACGATTTTTAATCGCGAGAAAAATTCCTTAAGCCAGCCGCAAAAGAAGGTATTGGAAGACGGAATATTGCAGTTTAAATTAGGCGGCGTGGGACTTCCACCGGAACGTAAGAAGCGCTTGCAGGAGATCCAACTTCGTCTTTCGGATGTGGACAATCAATTTTCCCAAAATCTTCTGGATGCAACGAATGCGTATGAAATGAGAATCGAATCGGAGGAAGACGTAAAGGAAATCCCGGAATCGGATAAAACCTTGTACAGGAATTCGGACGGGTCCTATTCGTTCACGTTACAGTTTCCTAGCTATATTTCGTATATGACGTACGGTACGAATCGAAATAAGCGGGAAGAATTATATAAAGCGTACGTGACCAAGGCGCCTCAGAACGGAAAACTTATCCAGGAAATTTTAGCATTGAGGGACGAAGAGGCTTTATTGCTCGGTTATTCGAACTTTGCAGAACTTTCTTTGGCGACGAAAGTCGCGGATTCCCCAAAAACCGTTTTGAATTTTTTGGAAGAATTAGGAAAGAAAGCGAAACCGTTTGCGGAAAAAGAATTTAAAGAATTATCGGAATTCGCAAAGACATTAGGCATCGACGATCTGCAAGCTTTCGATACTGCTTACGTGTCAGAGAAATTAAAGAAGCAGTCGTACGATTTCGACGAAGAGGAAACTAGACCTTACTTCGAAAAAAATTCGGTCGTGAAAGGTGCGTTCGAATTCTTTAGGAAGCTTTTCGGTTTTGAATTGATAAAAACCGACGCGCCGACTTGGGATTCTAAAGTGGAAGTATATCAGCTGAAAAGCGAATCTCAAATACGAGCACAGCTCTACCTAGATCTTGAATCCAGAAAAGATAAGCAAAGCGGAGCCTGGATGAATAACTGGGCTTCTCGTAACCGATTGCCGCAAGGCGTAGCGCTACCGACGGCATTCGTGGTCTGTAATTTTCCTCCTTCGAAGGAAGGATCTCCTTCTCTATTAAAGCATAGCGATGTCGTGACTCTATTCCATGAAATGGGTCATACATTGCACCATATTTGTACGAAGGTGGAGGAGCCGCCTGTCAGCGGCATCAACGGAGTCGAATGGGATGCGGTGGAATTTCCTTCGCAATTTCTGGAGAATTTCGCGTACGAACCGCAGGTTTTGCAATTCTTCGCGTTTCATTATCAGACCAAGGAGCCGATGCCGCAAGTCTTAGTCCATAAATTGAAAGCGACTAAAAATTTTCTAGCCGGGCTAGGAGTATTACGTCAGCTAGAATTCGGAATTTTTGATATGCGAATTCATATGGGAAAACATACGGAAAACGAAGTACAGAGAATACTCGATGAAGTACGTAAAGAGGTGGGTATTTTACAGCCGCCTTCCTATAATAAATTCCAAAACGGATTCTCGCATATCTTTTCGGGAGGTTATGCTGCGGGCTATTACAGTTATAAATGGGCGGAACTTCTGGCTGCAGATGCATTCTTTGCTTTCTTAGAGAAAGGAATTTTCGATGCGCCGCTCGCGGAGAGTTATAAAAATAATATTTTGGAAAAGGGCGGTTCCGAAAACGCAATGAACTTATTCAGAAAATTCCTAGGTCGAGATCCTAGCCCCGAGGCTCTATTACGGCTATACGATTTAGTCGCCTAAGCCGGCTATTTAACGGAGGGCGGAGATTTTTCGACGACTAAAATTGCTCGATGAAAGGAGTCATCGGTCGTCGATGTTCGGGAATTTAAGAAAGGTTCTTGCGGAAGTTCTGAAGTAGCTGTTCGGTTCCCGAAAGCAGAAGCTCGATCTGATCGGAATCGATATTATAGACAACGCTGGTTTTTAAAGAGTCCTTAAAAGCGCTCGCGTCGATTTTTTTTTGGTCATAGCTGTCCTTAAGGAAGTTATACCAACCCGCGAGGATTACTTTCAGGTGAGGAAGTTCTTTGATTGGGACTGAAATGACTTTCTCTGCTTCCATAAGGCCACTCGAAGGTTAATTTCAGAACGGCGCGAGTCAACCAGATTTTTTGAAATCGAATACAACTTGAGTTTTATACGAATTCAAATCCGAGATTTTGAAAATCAGATCGCGCCGCACAATAAATTGCGAACGGCCTGTAATTAGGAGAAAGAGTTCCCTTATTATCTACTTCTGCGTAAAGCTTTCATAATCGTCGCCCTTGCTTTTTCCACTTTCGCAGGTCCTGGAAGAGAATTCATCATCTCTAAATAGGCCTTTAAACCGGATAATTCTTCTATAGGACAGGGGGAAATCCACTCGCTTAGATTATCAATGACAAGTGGAAGCGTAGCGAAAGCGGCGCAATCCGCGGCTGTAAATTCGGATCCGGCGATAAAAGGAGAGAATTTGACGACTCTTGCCAAAGCCGATGTAGCCATCCTTAACGAGGTTCGCACCTCCTGAATCGCTTCCGCCGGAACGGATTCTTGCTTTAAGCCGGGAGTATACACTTTCCTTGCGGGGGTATCGATATAATTTTCTATAATCGTAATTATGGATCTTACTAATGCGGCTTTTAACGGATCTTTCGGAAAGAGTGGCTTCGTATTCGGGAAACTCGCCTCAACGAACTCGATGATCGCCTGAGATTCGAAAAGATAGTTTCCGTCGATTTCAATATAAGGGATCTTTCCCATCGGACTCCTCTTCAAAAATTCTTCGTCCTGGGAATAGGGAGTACGTATCTCTTCGAATTCGATGTTCTTTTCCAACAAAAAGAGCTTCACCTTATTGGAGTAGTTGCTGATAGGATATCCGTATAAACGTATCATAGGTTATCGGATCCTTTCGGGAGAAATCGGATCGTAAAGCTTTTTTCTTCAGTTGGCCGGACCAACTAATCTATAAGTTCGATTTTTATTCTTTCCCCGCTTTCTAATTTCGCATATTATTGCCCCCACGCCTGGAATTGTCAGGCGGCTTTAGGGAGAGCTTATTTAATGAAAAAAACGGCCATAATAACCGGCGCAAGTACCGGGATCGGTTATGAAATTGCGAAATTGGCGGCGTCCGACGGATACGATTTGATACTCGTAGCCAGAAGCGCAAAAACATTGGCAAAAGTGAAAAAGGAAACTGAATCTTTGGGCGCAAAAACCGAATTTCTTGCGCTCGATTTGTCGGATCCTAAAAGTCCGAAGAAGATCTACGATTTTGCGAAAAAGAAAAAAGCGATAGTCGACCTGCTCGTAAACAATGCGGGATTCGGTACGAATGGTCGCTTCGACACCTTGGATTTGAGCGAAGAATTATCACTGATCCAAGTGAACGTGACATCACTCGTCGCATTGACTCATTTGTTTTTGAAGGATATGGTCGATAGGCATTCCGGAAAAATCCTAAATGTCGCTTCGACCGCCGCCTTTCAACCGGGTCCGTTGATGGCGAACTACTATGCGAGTAAGGCATATGTACTTTTTTTCTCGGAAGGCATTTCCGAAGAATTGAAGAAAGTAGGTGTCACAGTAACCTGCCTTTGTCCCGGACCGACGAGCACGGAATTCTTTAAAAGAGCCGAAATGGATAATTCCGCTCTTTTAAATAGTCCGATGGTTCCGAAAGCGACCCCTCGTGATGTTGCAAAACTGGGATACGAGGCCGTAAAGAACGGACGGGCGGTAGTTATTTCAGGTTTTGCTAATAAAGTTTTGGCGCAATCCGTGAGAATTACGCCGCGTTTTTTAATTCGAAAAATTGCGAAAATTTTCAATACGGTAGGATAATTTAAGTTTCGACGAGGTTTGATAATGGGAGAATCGATTATAGACTTAGCGGTTCCGTTCTTTTTGATTCTTATATTGGCCGAGGCTTATATTGGAAGAAAGCAAAACGTTTATCGCTGGAATGATACGATCACCGATTTAGGTACCGGCATACTCTTCTCTCTTACGGGAGTCTTCGTGACTCTCGGATCTCTCTGGATCTACGAACAAGTTCGAGTTCATTTTTCGATTCAGCAGCTTTGGGGTTTTTCAGAGCTTCCCGAGGGATCTCCTATAATTCGAGGGGCAGGTGGCTTAGAATTCAGGTGGGCTGAGGCGTTATCCTGGCTGTTGATTCTTTTGGCGGTCGATTTTATCTACTACTGGTTTCATCGGGCAACGCACGAAGTTCATTTTCTTTGGGCTTGCCACGTAACTCATCATTCCAGCGAGGAATTCAATTTATCGGTGGCATTGAGGCAATCCAGTTTTCAGAGAATTTTCGAATATACCTTTAATCTTCCCCTTGCGATAGCGGGAGTTCCCTGGTGGGCGTTTTTGCTTTGTCAGGGGATTCTCAAAATCTATCAATTTTGGGTTCATACTCGCCTAATCGGAAAGCTTGGCTGGGTAGAGAGAGTCTTTCTCACACCCTCGCATCATAGAGTGCATCATGGACGAGATCTCCAATATTTGGATAAAAATCACGGAGGAATACTGATCCTTTGGGATAAATGGTTTGGAACTTATGCGGAAGAAACATCCGAGCCGGTGTACGGTCTGACTACACAGTTAGGGACCTTCAATCCTTTAACCGCGAATCTGCATGTTTATTTAGATTTATGGAATTTGATAAGCCTTGCTCCGAATTGGAAAGATAAGTTTTTACTTCTTATTCAAAAGCCGGATTGGAGGCCGTCGTCATTGGGGGGAACAAAAGAGATTCCTGTAGTAAGTCGGGAGCGATTGAAAGTTTATGATCCGCAGATTTCTTCGGAACGGAAAATATATACGATCGTACAATTTTTTATTTTGGCGACGATTACTTTGCTAGCGCTACGATTCTTTAAAAAAGGAATTCTGGACGTTGAAATTTTCCTGCTTGCCTCGCTCTGGATTACTTTCTCATTCTTCTCCTTAGGAATTCTATTAGAAGGAGGAAGGAAAGCAATCATCTGGGAATCCGTTCGATATGCAAGCCTTCCGATTCTTGTCGGTTATGCGATGATCAAAGCCGGTTTTTAATTTTCCGTTTTTGTTCGTATATAAAACTAAATGAGTCGTTTTCATATCAACCAAACTTAATGGTTCATTTTTGAATCGCAACCGCTTGCTATCTAAGGGGGGAAGGAGAAAACTAGGCCAAGCATAGGGAAAAACCCCATAGCGAAATAGCCAAGGAGAAACAACTCTTGCAATCAGCCCTACAATTTGATCTTCCGGAAGAACTCTTACAATTACGCGATTTAGCCCGCGATGTCGTACGAAAGGAAGTCGTTCCTAATCGAATGCATTACGACGAAAATAACGAATACCCTAAGCCTATTTTACAGAAATTTAAGGAAGCCGGATTATATCAGGCTCTATTCGACGAGGAGCATGGCGGATTAGGTTATGGTATGATGGGTGGAATTATCCTCGCCGAGGAAGTTTCTTGGGGATGTCTCGGCGTAAATACGGCTTTTACATCCACGAAACTAGGCGCATTACCGATTGATGTCGGAGGAACGAAAGCACAGA includes:
- a CDS encoding ParB N-terminal domain-containing protein, which produces MKIRVSDIKVKNRIRKDLGDLQSLRTSIQTLGLLHPIIIDLDNKLVSGERRLECVKSLGWEYVDVRIVDVRSKKERILIEAEENNVRLPFSSEEQDRVRKLLQRYSYTSFLGRLWAWILDLWDWFVDWISRK
- the metK gene encoding methionine adenosyltransferase, whose product is MSLKDFIFTSESVSEGHPDKVCDQISDAILDAYLAQDPKSRVACESLVTTNLVVVAGEVTSKGKVDAAEIARDVIRDIGYTDITMGFDADFAVVSTHIHAQSPDISQGVTEGEGLFKEQGAGDQGLMFGFAINETPELMPMPIYYSHELVKYLAQLRHGKKFAWLRPDVKSQVTVEYKDGKPVRVDTVVISTQHTPDVNHKTIEETVIEECIKKVIPANFLKDTKFFINPTGQFIIGGPHGDTGLTGRKIIVDTYGGYGRHGGGAFSGKDPSKVDRSAAYMGRYIAKNVVAAGLASQCEVQLAYAIGVADPVSVHVDTFGTGTLSEAEIVKRIRANFKLTPRGITDSLKLLEKGRKYRETAAYGHFGRSGETFTWEKTDKAEALKG
- a CDS encoding transketolase family protein, with product MGAPSVSTSDQKATRDGYGDALHELGAERKDIVVLDADLSGSTKTNKFAKAYPDRFFNIGVAEQNLVGHAAGLALAGYVPFASSFAMFLSGRAWEVVRNSIVYPFLNVKLVASHGGITVGEDGASHQCIEDFGTMRVIPEMVVICPSDYNETKQVIRAIADYNGPVYVRVGRPNVPLIERENYKFEIGKAEVIREGKDVLIIANGVLVNEAMIAVKELESLGVQATLLNMATIKPIDKDAILKYAKLCGVVVTCEEHNVVGGLGSAVSEFLSEEYPVRILKLGMKDTFGKSGTWSGLLDYFGLRAKNIVELARKAIQLK
- a CDS encoding ATP-dependent Clp protease adaptor ClpS; this encodes MLRVRVKKSQTPVIEETTVEDPAKTGGPWKVVLWDDDEHTYDYVIEMLMEVCTMTMEQAFRHAVEVDTQKKTVVFAGEFEHAEHVQELILTYGPDPRMAVSKGSMSATLEKS
- a CDS encoding MaoC family dehydratase is translated as MAKIPTTPFAELAPKTPVDTGKVKREIYGRYLEEFTEGAIFEHPRELTIDRAFAQEFATTFMEANPLFLSAPYAQAHGFKDLLISPLMVFNLALSLGVQNDSEKALANLGYYDVQFLKPVHPGDTLSAKTKVLKVDDKGPDKPGIVHVRTICLNQNRELVLQYERKIMIYHSNGKPKGTPKPVVKEAFFPETNQPQIELPNLKLPKGFETATWSDTYFENFEAGQIYIHQNGRTITDEHFPWTYRVGNTHPLHYDRLYSAGISGPMGGDPVVYGGLVFAWLCGLASRDTTENVLWDLGFTEGYHTQPSISGDTVTAISRILAVKDRGNEFGIPAGEVHIQFIGLKNIKANDAFEKFGEELFLKENDKKKLGKEKLPEKIFEIERKILVKKKW
- the lsa23 gene encoding surface adhesion protein Lsa23, which translates into the protein MNNPSILILLCIGLLLECSGTSLPKFPLADGPCNGENLPILVQPEKDILAGNGLLTTYCKSEITPSGVELRITYVFQDEIHPNLLKDFFYRIYRRFKYGRTSDLESIRVKLNPEGKLSEIDLTNVYSGDQIFLQDPVEHYDSILKPPQMEFRNLRPVLFVNTWNHMFGEKDTNPDLPKMEILGGELRYGSRELLESYFKGRL
- a CDS encoding M3 family metallopeptidase; its protein translation is MDKTLPFREFPNVPLENLKDSIRAKISFSKELLSRLLVQDSPTYDSLIRPLNDALQDLHLDFTVLSHLNSVKNNEESKSNYTEILPEVTEFYSDLGQNEQLFQAYTTIFNREKNSLSQPQKKVLEDGILQFKLGGVGLPPERKKRLQEIQLRLSDVDNQFSQNLLDATNAYEMRIESEEDVKEIPESDKTLYRNSDGSYSFTLQFPSYISYMTYGTNRNKREELYKAYVTKAPQNGKLIQEILALRDEEALLLGYSNFAELSLATKVADSPKTVLNFLEELGKKAKPFAEKEFKELSEFAKTLGIDDLQAFDTAYVSEKLKKQSYDFDEEETRPYFEKNSVVKGAFEFFRKLFGFELIKTDAPTWDSKVEVYQLKSESQIRAQLYLDLESRKDKQSGAWMNNWASRNRLPQGVALPTAFVVCNFPPSKEGSPSLLKHSDVVTLFHEMGHTLHHICTKVEEPPVSGINGVEWDAVEFPSQFLENFAYEPQVLQFFAFHYQTKEPMPQVLVHKLKATKNFLAGLGVLRQLEFGIFDMRIHMGKHTENEVQRILDEVRKEVGILQPPSYNKFQNGFSHIFSGGYAAGYYSYKWAELLAADAFFAFLEKGIFDAPLAESYKNNILEKGGSENAMNLFRKFLGRDPSPEALLRLYDLVA
- a CDS encoding glutathione S-transferase family protein; amino-acid sequence: MIRLYGYPISNYSNKVKLFLLEKNIEFEEIRTPYSQDEEFLKRSPMGKIPYIEIDGNYLFESQAIIEFVEASFPNTKPLFPKDPLKAALVRSIITIIENYIDTPARKVYTPGLKQESVPAEAIQEVRTSLRMATSALARVVKFSPFIAGSEFTAADCAAFATLPLVIDNLSEWISPCPIEELSGLKAYLEMMNSLPGPAKVEKARATIMKALRRSR
- a CDS encoding SDR family NAD(P)-dependent oxidoreductase; this translates as MKKTAIITGASTGIGYEIAKLAASDGYDLILVARSAKTLAKVKKETESLGAKTEFLALDLSDPKSPKKIYDFAKKKKAIVDLLVNNAGFGTNGRFDTLDLSEELSLIQVNVTSLVALTHLFLKDMVDRHSGKILNVASTAAFQPGPLMANYYASKAYVLFFSEGISEELKKVGVTVTCLCPGPTSTEFFKRAEMDNSALLNSPMVPKATPRDVAKLGYEAVKNGRAVVISGFANKVLAQSVRITPRFLIRKIAKIFNTVG
- a CDS encoding sterol desaturase family protein, whose product is MGESIIDLAVPFFLILILAEAYIGRKQNVYRWNDTITDLGTGILFSLTGVFVTLGSLWIYEQVRVHFSIQQLWGFSELPEGSPIIRGAGGLEFRWAEALSWLLILLAVDFIYYWFHRATHEVHFLWACHVTHHSSEEFNLSVALRQSSFQRIFEYTFNLPLAIAGVPWWAFLLCQGILKIYQFWVHTRLIGKLGWVERVFLTPSHHRVHHGRDLQYLDKNHGGILILWDKWFGTYAEETSEPVYGLTTQLGTFNPLTANLHVYLDLWNLISLAPNWKDKFLLLIQKPDWRPSSLGGTKEIPVVSRERLKVYDPQISSERKIYTIVQFFILATITLLALRFFKKGILDVEIFLLASLWITFSFFSLGILLEGGRKAIIWESVRYASLPILVGYAMIKAGF